In one Tindallia californiensis genomic region, the following are encoded:
- a CDS encoding DUF951 domain-containing protein, translating to MPMQLNPGDRVTLKKTHPCGSKEFDILRTGADFRIKCVGCGHEIWITRPNLERRVRKVETKEKNE from the coding sequence ATGCCTATGCAGCTAAATCCGGGAGATCGGGTAACGCTTAAGAAAACACATCCTTGTGGAAGTAAAGAGTTTGATATTTTGCGAACTGGTGCGGATTTTCGGATAAAATGTGTTGGTTGCGGCCATGAGATATGGATCACCAGACCGAATCTGGAAAGGCGGGTTCGCAAAGTAGAAACCAAAGAAAAAAATGAATAA
- a CDS encoding mechanosensitive ion channel family protein — protein MNTFIHNIIEPILQTYETITELEYVGGAIAIVLQVVFLLVLAKVAIRLLRGFIRRIFASKKHFGIGTEDARVKTLEGLLHSIVRYIVYFVVGTSILSSFGVQVGALLATAGVGGLAIGFGAQNLVRDIITGFFILFENQFTVGDYVEIEGAGGIVEEMGLRVTKVRDFTGDLHIMPNGAISKVINKSSGKMWAWVNMPIAYEEDIDRAIRVLEEASEELAKTNGDIVEGPEVLGVNELADSGVLIATLAYAAPMTQWSVARAMRKAYKQAFDREGIEIPYPRRVVIMANGEKEEVEENAYAAKSGRSGNA, from the coding sequence ATGAACACTTTTATCCATAATATCATCGAACCAATTCTTCAAACCTATGAAACCATAACGGAGTTGGAGTATGTTGGTGGCGCAATTGCAATTGTTTTACAGGTTGTTTTCTTATTAGTATTAGCAAAAGTGGCCATTCGACTATTAAGAGGATTCATTCGCCGAATTTTTGCATCGAAAAAACATTTTGGAATCGGCACAGAAGATGCTCGGGTAAAAACATTGGAAGGATTGCTACACAGCATTGTTCGTTATATTGTGTATTTTGTGGTAGGAACTTCTATCCTAAGTTCTTTTGGTGTTCAAGTAGGGGCCTTGTTAGCAACTGCCGGAGTTGGTGGTTTGGCTATTGGTTTTGGAGCTCAGAACTTGGTGCGGGATATTATAACCGGTTTTTTTATTCTGTTTGAAAACCAGTTTACTGTAGGCGATTATGTGGAAATCGAAGGTGCTGGTGGTATTGTTGAAGAAATGGGTTTAAGGGTTACGAAAGTTCGGGATTTTACGGGAGATCTCCACATTATGCCCAACGGAGCTATTTCGAAGGTGATTAATAAAAGTAGCGGAAAAATGTGGGCATGGGTGAATATGCCTATTGCCTATGAAGAAGATATTGATCGTGCGATTAGGGTGTTAGAAGAAGCCAGTGAAGAGTTGGCTAAGACTAACGGGGATATTGTGGAAGGTCCGGAAGTGCTGGGAGTTAACGAACTGGCAGATTCTGGTGTACTGATTGCAACCTTGGCCTATGCGGCTCCCATGACTCAATGGTCTGTGGCACGAGCGATGAGAAAGGCATATAAACAAGCCTTTGATCGGGAAGGAATTGAGATTCCCTATCCAAGAAGAGTGGTGATTATGGCTAATGGTGAGAAAGAGGAGGTAGAAGAAAATGCCTATGCAGCTAAATCCGGGAGATCGGGTAACGCTTAA
- the yedF gene encoding sulfurtransferase-like selenium metabolism protein YedF, whose amino-acid sequence MNKEVDARGLQCPMPLIKTKKALEEIEKGNITAIVDNEVARENISKYAKSMDYKVDVKESQGDFYIDIFKEFKYREVKMVDLEPDSHIMGDFVVSIGKDYLGEGSRELGDILMKGYLYTLTEVQPLPRAVIFINSGVKLTCIGSESLENLRKLEELGVEILSCGTCLDYFKIKQELMVGEISNMYTIVETMNKAKNTIQL is encoded by the coding sequence ATGAATAAAGAGGTCGATGCAAGAGGTCTTCAATGTCCAATGCCTTTAATTAAAACGAAGAAGGCGCTAGAAGAAATAGAAAAAGGGAATATTACGGCCATTGTGGATAATGAGGTGGCAAGAGAGAATATATCAAAGTATGCAAAAAGCATGGATTATAAAGTCGATGTTAAAGAAAGTCAAGGAGACTTTTATATTGATATCTTTAAGGAGTTCAAGTATCGGGAAGTGAAAATGGTGGATTTAGAGCCGGATAGTCATATCATGGGCGATTTTGTCGTGTCTATTGGAAAAGATTATTTGGGAGAAGGATCTAGGGAATTGGGAGATATCTTAATGAAAGGATATCTTTATACATTAACAGAAGTGCAACCACTGCCAAGGGCGGTTATTTTTATTAATAGCGGTGTTAAACTTACCTGCATCGGTTCGGAATCCTTAGAGAATCTACGAAAGTTAGAAGAACTTGGAGTAGAAATCCTTTCTTGCGGAACTTGCTTGGATTATTTCAAAATCAAGCAAGAATTGATGGTAGGGGAAATTAGCAATATGTATACAATCGTTGAAACGATGAATAAAGCTAAAAACACCATTCAGCTCTAG
- a CDS encoding DUF6773 family protein: MDAHKNVKKQKKTEQEIYAEGFYLLYFGLLLMVLVRGLILNHSLKSIGDISVLFFLSSIYLVVRFAFQGSLHDSNLEKGDRFNTRKAVLRGVFSTFFFAILMFISNRWSVGSFANLFSIVVGMMVFFAFSVILPYLSYRRKKKNAPN, encoded by the coding sequence ATGGATGCTCACAAAAATGTAAAAAAACAAAAAAAGACAGAGCAGGAAATTTACGCTGAAGGGTTTTACTTACTTTACTTCGGCTTACTCTTAATGGTTTTAGTGCGGGGACTGATCCTAAACCACTCACTGAAAAGTATTGGAGATATTTCAGTGTTGTTTTTCTTATCCAGTATTTATTTAGTGGTGCGATTTGCTTTTCAAGGAAGCCTTCATGATTCCAATTTAGAAAAAGGCGACCGATTTAATACCCGCAAGGCTGTTTTGAGAGGTGTTTTTTCCACTTTCTTTTTTGCAATACTAATGTTTATCAGCAACAGGTGGAGCGTAGGAAGTTTTGCCAACTTATTTTCTATCGTTGTCGGAATGATGGTTTTCTTTGCTTTTTCTGTTATTCTTCCCTATCTTTCTTATCGGAGAAAAAAGAAAAATGCCCCCAACTAA
- the nhaC gene encoding Na+/H+ antiporter NhaC, translating to MEQSKTSPSFAYSLGTLAIVVAFMLISMVGFGASLQIVFFLSWLIVIPACMKLGYSYKEIEEAASEMIKKCLQPTMILLAVGAMIGVWISSGTVPTIIYGGLVVITPTFFLLTALILCSLTSLATGTSWGTIGTAGLALMGVGAGLEVPAGITAGAVISGAYFGDKMSPLSDSTNLAAAVSGGALIPHVKAMFFTVGPAYLLSAILYTVIGFRHVSGTVDQAQLESILSALRGEFHIGIIALIPAVIVLTLLVMQKPAFTSILIGAVAGAVVAVINQGFSYSEVLQHMYTGFRIESGTEFIDSLLNRGGVMSMVGPVLIMIFAFGFAGMMHHVGMMDALLRPLTNKVKSDRSLIGSTMIVSYVTNAIGSSMTFSAVMTGTLMAPLYKEHKLKPENLSRVIEACGTLGGVLIPWNSNAIFVSGMLGVTPIQYIPYAFLNWLTPMVTLFYAVTGIAMIKEEPDTNTVQKTS from the coding sequence ATGGAACAGAGTAAAACCAGCCCGTCGTTTGCTTATTCACTGGGAACACTAGCGATTGTTGTTGCGTTTATGTTGATTAGTATGGTTGGATTTGGTGCTTCATTGCAAATTGTTTTTTTTCTGTCCTGGCTTATTGTGATCCCAGCCTGCATGAAATTGGGATACAGTTACAAAGAAATTGAAGAAGCAGCTTCTGAAATGATAAAAAAATGCTTACAACCTACGATGATTCTTCTGGCAGTAGGAGCCATGATAGGAGTATGGATTTCCTCCGGCACCGTCCCCACCATTATTTATGGCGGATTAGTAGTGATCACACCAACCTTCTTCTTACTGACAGCCCTGATTCTTTGTTCTTTAACCTCTCTGGCGACAGGAACATCCTGGGGTACCATTGGAACTGCCGGTTTAGCCCTGATGGGGGTAGGTGCTGGGCTAGAAGTACCGGCAGGAATTACCGCTGGTGCTGTTATTTCTGGAGCCTACTTTGGCGATAAAATGTCTCCCTTATCCGATTCGACCAACCTGGCAGCCGCTGTATCCGGTGGAGCGCTCATCCCTCATGTGAAAGCCATGTTTTTTACCGTTGGTCCGGCCTATTTGTTATCCGCAATTCTCTATACCGTCATCGGCTTTAGGCACGTAAGCGGAACCGTTGACCAGGCACAGTTAGAGTCAATCCTTTCAGCACTGAGAGGCGAGTTTCATATAGGCATTATTGCTTTGATACCGGCGGTGATTGTCCTTACACTGCTGGTCATGCAAAAACCTGCCTTTACTTCGATTCTGATCGGTGCCGTGGCAGGTGCTGTGGTAGCGGTAATAAACCAAGGCTTTTCATACAGTGAAGTTTTACAGCATATGTACACTGGATTTCGCATCGAAAGTGGCACAGAGTTTATCGACAGTTTACTAAATCGTGGCGGTGTGATGAGCATGGTAGGCCCTGTACTCATTATGATATTTGCCTTTGGATTTGCAGGAATGATGCATCATGTTGGAATGATGGATGCCCTGTTACGACCCTTAACCAATAAAGTAAAATCAGATCGGAGCCTCATTGGGTCAACGATGATTGTTAGTTATGTTACCAACGCCATTGGTAGTTCAATGACCTTTTCAGCCGTCATGACAGGAACCTTGATGGCCCCCTTATATAAAGAACACAAACTGAAACCGGAAAATCTTTCCAGAGTTATTGAAGCCTGTGGTACACTAGGGGGTGTTCTGATTCCATGGAACAGCAACGCCATCTTTGTTTCAGGGATGTTAGGCGTTACCCCTATCCAATATATTCCCTATGCCTTTCTAAACTGGCTGACACCGATGGTTACTCTCTTTTATGCCGTTACCGGTATTGCGATGATTAAAGAAGAACCGGATACAAATACGGTTCAAAAGACATCCTAA
- a CDS encoding 1-aminocyclopropane-1-carboxylate deaminase/D-cysteine desulfhydrase, which yields MKLPKRKAIANVPTPIFEVKRSLGETEGLRFFIKRDDFTGLEYTGNKIRKLEYILPDAMEKGAQVLITCGGQQSNHCRATAAIGAQMGLKTHLVLKGKEEKPIGNFFLDKLFGAECTLITEKEYREERAQIMDRIKKKYESQGLTAYVMPEGASSGLGMFGYYHAFQEIQQQEKEMNIQFDTICVATGSGGTYAGLYLGNQELEKKKQLLGINIYDEKKDFQTITKNIITEGLQQTGNEELLTNLAFDQVNMCNAYVGEGYGHCTTEAIHFIKSFARQEGILLDPVYTGKAMHGLFQEIQQRRETLKGNVLFIHTGGQWGVMARTQEFEI from the coding sequence GTGAAACTGCCTAAACGAAAAGCAATAGCCAATGTGCCAACGCCGATTTTTGAGGTGAAGCGGAGTCTAGGGGAAACGGAGGGACTTCGGTTTTTTATCAAACGTGATGATTTTACAGGGTTGGAATATACAGGAAATAAAATAAGAAAACTGGAATATATCCTGCCCGATGCGATGGAAAAAGGAGCACAGGTATTAATAACCTGCGGAGGACAACAATCAAACCATTGTCGGGCAACGGCGGCGATAGGTGCTCAGATGGGTCTGAAAACCCATCTTGTCTTAAAAGGTAAAGAAGAGAAACCGATAGGAAACTTCTTTTTAGACAAATTATTTGGAGCAGAATGCACACTGATTACCGAAAAAGAATATCGGGAAGAACGGGCTCAGATCATGGACCGTATTAAAAAAAAATATGAATCCCAAGGGTTGACAGCCTATGTAATGCCAGAAGGAGCTTCCAGCGGTCTGGGAATGTTTGGTTACTACCATGCTTTTCAGGAAATTCAGCAACAAGAAAAAGAAATGAATATCCAGTTTGATACGATCTGCGTAGCCACAGGCTCTGGTGGTACCTATGCCGGGCTCTATCTGGGCAACCAGGAATTAGAGAAGAAGAAACAGCTTCTGGGGATCAATATATACGATGAAAAGAAAGATTTTCAGACAATAACAAAAAACATTATCACAGAAGGACTTCAGCAAACAGGAAATGAAGAACTTCTGACAAACCTGGCATTTGATCAAGTGAATATGTGCAACGCTTATGTAGGAGAAGGCTATGGTCACTGCACCACTGAAGCCATCCACTTTATTAAAAGCTTTGCCAGACAGGAAGGAATCCTTTTAGATCCAGTGTATACAGGAAAAGCAATGCATGGCTTGTTTCAAGAAATACAACAAAGAAGAGAAACGCTGAAAGGTAATGTGCTGTTTATTCATACAGGCGGTCAATGGGGAGTAATGGCAAGAACTCAAGAATTTGAAATCTAA
- a CDS encoding MalY/PatB family protein, which translates to METFEHIIDRKHQLSAKYDELEKKFGRKDLLPMWVADMDFQVAPEIWKAVEKRGKEKIYGYTSRPDTYWDAAIRWYQRRYDMTLKQEDLIHSPGVVTSLNVIIRELTREGDKIIIQTPVYPPFYDAVRKNQRVLVENPLLEENGQYYIHFEELEKQAEEASMLILCNPHNPVGRVWTKEELERIGDICRRHQVIILADEIHGDLVFGDRMYTPMASLSKEIQEITITCFSATKSFNLAGLQASFIHAPQAQYHQPIQEFFTIMELQRNDCFSVVAVEAAFNHGEEWLNKMLAYVEENMAYVENYCRENIPELKANLPEGTYLQWINCKGLGLKDDALKKLMIDEAKVALNMGVDYGATGTGYVRLNLACPRSIVEKAMKNIEEAVKKRR; encoded by the coding sequence ATGGAAACCTTTGAGCACATCATTGATAGAAAGCATCAGCTTTCAGCAAAGTACGACGAACTGGAAAAAAAGTTTGGAAGAAAGGACTTACTGCCGATGTGGGTGGCGGATATGGATTTTCAGGTAGCACCAGAAATCTGGAAGGCAGTAGAAAAAAGAGGGAAAGAAAAAATATATGGATATACGTCAAGACCAGATACTTACTGGGATGCAGCGATTCGTTGGTATCAACGAAGGTATGACATGACGTTGAAACAAGAAGACCTTATTCACAGCCCGGGAGTAGTGACATCCCTAAACGTTATTATCAGAGAACTGACCAGGGAAGGAGATAAAATCATCATACAAACTCCTGTGTACCCTCCCTTTTACGATGCGGTACGTAAAAACCAGCGAGTGTTAGTAGAAAATCCATTATTGGAAGAAAATGGTCAGTACTACATTCATTTCGAAGAACTAGAAAAACAGGCAGAAGAAGCCTCGATGCTCATCCTCTGCAATCCGCATAATCCGGTAGGGCGTGTTTGGACAAAGGAAGAACTGGAACGTATCGGCGATATCTGCCGACGCCATCAAGTCATTATTCTGGCCGATGAAATTCATGGCGATCTGGTTTTTGGAGATCGGATGTATACGCCAATGGCCTCCTTATCCAAGGAAATTCAAGAAATCACCATCACCTGTTTTTCGGCTACAAAATCCTTTAATCTGGCAGGTTTGCAAGCATCTTTCATTCATGCTCCGCAGGCGCAATATCATCAGCCGATTCAGGAATTTTTTACCATCATGGAACTGCAAAGAAATGATTGCTTTAGCGTCGTTGCTGTAGAAGCAGCCTTTAACCATGGCGAAGAGTGGTTAAATAAAATGCTGGCGTATGTGGAAGAAAACATGGCTTATGTAGAAAACTATTGCCGAGAAAACATCCCGGAATTAAAAGCTAATTTGCCGGAAGGCACCTACTTGCAATGGATTAATTGTAAGGGATTGGGATTGAAAGATGACGCATTAAAGAAATTAATGATCGATGAAGCAAAGGTTGCTTTAAACATGGGAGTAGACTATGGAGCAACTGGTACCGGATATGTGCGTCTCAATCTGGCTTGCCCTCGAAGCATTGTAGAAAAAGCAATGAAAAATATTGAAGAAGCCGTTAAAAAAAGAAGGTAA
- a CDS encoding sigma-54 interaction domain-containing protein, translated as MKKVTIITNFRGVAEHHKMILQQLFPLVEISALGFDKDVIRKKIDADVLLISLYSIYVEIKEKIPLRAKVIVLSTTLTKEQRNKINSIREGSEVLLVNYSPEMTLESMALLRQIGLTNYNFFPVYPGKGDIPSLSIAVTLGEREAVPDFVEEIIDTGHRTLDETTIMDIAVSLEMEHLLQSPPFITHFNSLCKVSTIASALLDRLNMADSRFLKLLNVIDEGIMTTDPEGVILGLNDKARQILSFRQEIIGKNLLEVLDFSVVKEAIQSKAVVEQELIRFQHTNISFRSAPVMTGGMISSIIIVINQFEEKEKFQHKLRAKILGKGHKAKYTFDSIIGKSEAIQKTRCTAQKIARSNSSVLITGETGTGKELFAQAIHNASRRKNYQFVAVNCASIPEPLLESELFGYEEGAFTGAKKGGRIGLFELAHQGTLFLDEIGEVSTHLQSRLLRVIQEKEVMRVGGDRVIPVDTRIITATNQDLRKLIQENKFRKDLYYRINVLSLKIPPLRERRIDIMLGFEHLQKEAHADFTLTKEAKNYLSQYPWEGNFRELQNCVEYLVYLEKDLIHLQDLKESLPDVSFHFPLKEEHLETNLIPEERFVLQCLLKAGEEMKGLGRRRMMEMAKEQKIYLSERTLRNILQAFQEKGWVEVEKGRKGTMLTEKGFQAVKRCYDQK; from the coding sequence ATGAAAAAAGTGACGATCATTACAAACTTCAGAGGAGTGGCAGAACACCATAAAATGATTTTACAACAACTTTTTCCTCTGGTGGAGATATCGGCTCTGGGTTTTGATAAAGACGTAATACGCAAAAAGATTGATGCGGATGTGTTGCTCATTTCACTGTACTCCATTTACGTAGAAATCAAAGAAAAAATACCCCTGAGGGCAAAAGTCATTGTGCTAAGCACTACCCTTACAAAAGAACAACGGAATAAGATAAACAGCATCAGAGAAGGATCGGAAGTATTACTGGTAAACTACAGCCCAGAAATGACTTTGGAGAGCATGGCTTTGCTCCGTCAGATAGGGTTAACCAATTACAATTTTTTTCCTGTATACCCAGGAAAAGGAGATATCCCATCTCTTTCGATTGCCGTTACCTTAGGAGAGCGAGAAGCGGTGCCGGATTTTGTGGAAGAAATTATTGATACCGGGCACCGGACCTTAGACGAAACCACGATCATGGACATAGCGGTTAGTTTGGAAATGGAACATTTACTACAAAGTCCTCCGTTTATAACGCATTTTAACAGCCTATGTAAAGTTTCGACGATAGCATCAGCCCTTCTGGACCGGCTTAATATGGCTGACAGCCGATTTCTGAAGCTGTTAAACGTGATTGATGAAGGCATTATGACAACCGACCCGGAAGGGGTTATATTAGGATTGAATGATAAAGCCCGCCAGATCCTTTCATTTCGCCAGGAAATTATTGGAAAAAACCTTCTGGAAGTCCTTGATTTTTCCGTTGTCAAAGAAGCGATTCAATCCAAAGCTGTTGTTGAACAAGAACTGATACGGTTTCAGCATACGAATATTTCCTTTCGTTCCGCACCAGTGATGACTGGTGGTATGATTTCCAGTATTATTATAGTGATAAATCAATTCGAAGAAAAAGAAAAATTCCAGCATAAACTTCGTGCAAAAATATTAGGAAAAGGCCACAAAGCTAAATATACCTTCGATAGCATTATTGGAAAAAGTGAAGCCATTCAAAAAACACGGTGTACCGCCCAGAAAATTGCCAGATCCAATTCCTCTGTCCTTATCACCGGAGAAACGGGAACAGGAAAAGAACTTTTCGCTCAGGCGATTCATAATGCATCTCGAAGAAAAAACTATCAGTTTGTGGCAGTGAACTGTGCCAGTATTCCGGAACCATTATTGGAAAGCGAACTTTTTGGATACGAAGAAGGTGCCTTTACCGGAGCTAAAAAAGGCGGCCGCATCGGTCTTTTTGAACTGGCTCACCAGGGAACACTGTTTTTAGATGAAATCGGAGAAGTATCGACTCATTTACAAAGCCGGTTGCTTCGGGTCATTCAGGAAAAAGAAGTGATGCGGGTAGGCGGCGATAGGGTGATCCCGGTAGATACAAGAATTATTACAGCAACCAATCAAGATTTGAGAAAATTGATTCAGGAAAATAAATTTCGGAAGGATTTGTACTATCGGATTAATGTACTATCCTTAAAAATTCCACCCCTTCGTGAAAGAAGAATCGATATCATGCTAGGGTTTGAACACTTACAAAAAGAAGCTCATGCCGATTTTACCTTGACAAAAGAAGCGAAAAACTATTTAAGTCAATATCCTTGGGAAGGCAACTTTAGAGAATTGCAAAACTGCGTAGAATACTTAGTCTATCTGGAAAAAGACCTGATCCATTTACAAGATTTGAAAGAGAGTCTGCCAGATGTCTCTTTTCACTTCCCACTAAAAGAAGAACATCTCGAAACGAACCTTATACCTGAAGAAAGGTTTGTACTTCAATGCCTGCTTAAGGCCGGAGAAGAGATGAAAGGACTCGGTCGCCGGAGGATGATGGAGATGGCGAAAGAACAGAAAATATACTTATCTGAAAGAACACTTCGAAACATCTTGCAAGCATTTCAGGAAAAAGGATGGGTGGAAGTAGAGAAAGGTAGGAAAGGGACCATGCTTACAGAAAAAGGATTTCAAGCTGTTAAGCGATGTTACGATCAGAAGTAA
- a CDS encoding transglutaminase domain-containing protein has protein sequence MYLISKNRKKKIQSKLMAAGILVLLMLITSAVSGMATTGEVVGEVLGTEIKATINGMVIPSYNINGTTAIIARDLSGYGFDVQWQEDTRSVQIQKNPDKPKNPIEETEALRHRYATGRKLYDVISTDIKTYAGADEIQSFNIGGKTAIYLRDLENFGNLEWDNLRNEASFLTKSFQQALDEIPESFDTLSTHHDQAKGFASFIRLEIEGQVLHLSGKVPEEYRYVMFVTNGDERDVIDASRNGSFQHEIRLSSSRSNRYQLFFGKERYRTFDREGGEFFIERTNDGHVISAAPSYFDNVKQHMIHRTPSFYLGAENNIDPEHPAIRQLAQRLTEDATTNYEKLEAIHQWVIENIAYDIAAYYGDGNSQVDAVDVLNNGKSVCSGYANLMAALLRSAEVPTRVVSGYALGASSDGSWDHVEIEYVGTNHAWNEVYADDRWVIVDATWNAGVVDNRQFVPSPHYRYFDPTIENFSYTHLVKR, from the coding sequence ATGTACTTAATCTCAAAAAATAGGAAAAAAAAGATTCAGAGTAAATTAATGGCGGCGGGCATACTGGTGCTGCTGATGCTGATAACAAGCGCGGTGTCGGGAATGGCAACTACTGGAGAAGTAGTAGGAGAAGTATTGGGAACCGAGATTAAAGCAACTATTAATGGGATGGTGATCCCTTCCTACAACATAAACGGCACAACAGCTATTATCGCCAGAGACTTATCTGGTTATGGCTTTGATGTTCAGTGGCAGGAAGATACCCGTTCCGTTCAGATTCAAAAAAATCCAGATAAACCTAAAAATCCAATAGAAGAAACAGAAGCTTTGAGACATCGGTATGCCACCGGCCGCAAACTTTACGATGTCATTTCAACAGATATTAAAACCTATGCGGGTGCAGATGAAATTCAGTCCTTTAATATTGGAGGAAAAACGGCGATTTACCTAAGAGATCTGGAAAACTTTGGTAACTTGGAGTGGGATAATCTTAGAAACGAAGCCAGCTTCTTAACTAAAAGCTTTCAGCAAGCATTAGATGAGATTCCGGAATCGTTTGACACCCTATCCACTCACCATGATCAAGCAAAAGGCTTTGCCAGCTTTATTCGCTTGGAAATAGAGGGTCAGGTCCTTCATCTTTCAGGAAAAGTGCCGGAGGAATATAGGTATGTGATGTTTGTGACCAATGGTGATGAAAGAGATGTGATTGACGCCAGTCGAAATGGCAGCTTTCAACATGAAATCAGACTCTCTTCTTCTAGGAGTAATAGATACCAACTATTTTTTGGGAAAGAAAGGTATCGCACCTTCGACAGAGAAGGCGGTGAATTTTTCATTGAAAGGACAAATGATGGGCATGTAATTTCTGCTGCTCCAAGTTATTTCGATAATGTTAAACAGCATATGATTCATCGAACACCTTCTTTTTATCTAGGAGCAGAAAACAACATCGATCCGGAACATCCGGCAATAAGACAACTAGCTCAAAGGTTAACCGAGGATGCAACAACCAATTATGAAAAACTGGAAGCCATTCATCAGTGGGTGATAGAAAACATAGCTTATGATATAGCTGCTTATTACGGAGATGGAAACAGCCAGGTGGATGCTGTAGATGTTCTAAACAATGGGAAATCAGTTTGCAGCGGTTATGCAAACCTGATGGCAGCGTTGCTTAGAAGTGCAGAAGTGCCTACTCGGGTAGTGTCCGGATATGCCTTAGGTGCCAGTTCAGATGGTAGTTGGGATCATGTGGAAATAGAATATGTCGGCACCAACCATGCCTGGAACGAAGTCTATGCCGATGATCGTTGGGTTATCGTAGACGCTACATGGAATGCTGGTGTTGTGGACAATCGTCAGTTTGTTCCAAGTCCACATTATCGTTATTTTGATCCGACTATCGAAAACTTTTCTTATACGCATCTCGTTAAAAGGTAA
- the grdD gene encoding glycine/sarcosine/betaine reductase complex component C subunit alpha, which translates to MMDRTAIKQEIGRTLLSLTESMEQGNFGPKIRVGLTTLGSELEPIHLVKGAEEAVRRSTDLEVVLIGPKVETALETVEVNEEAEMHKVMERMLDEGKIQACVTMHYNFPIGVATVGKVVTPGLGREMFVATTTGTADTQRAAAMVKNALYGIITAKAMGIEKPTVGILNLDSARQVERALNTLKSNGYEINFSESVRSDGGSIMRGNDLLTGSADVMVTDSLTGNIMMKVFSSYTTGGSYEALGAGYGPGIGEGQQRVVLILSRASGTPVVANALQYAASLVKGNVQTLMADELEKAKKAGLESILEGLQKDSKKEKATEEEIKAPPKEIVTGNISGIEVMDIDDAVQVLWKEGIYAESGMGCTGPVVMVAEDKVPKSVEILAKAGYVAGEGDVC; encoded by the coding sequence ATGATGGATCGCACGGCAATCAAGCAAGAAATTGGCCGAACCCTTCTTTCTTTGACAGAATCGATGGAACAGGGAAATTTCGGTCCTAAAATAAGAGTAGGGCTCACCACCCTGGGCAGCGAATTGGAACCAATTCATCTGGTAAAAGGAGCTGAAGAAGCCGTAAGGCGTTCAACAGACCTGGAAGTGGTGTTGATTGGGCCAAAGGTAGAAACAGCCTTGGAAACGGTGGAAGTAAACGAAGAAGCAGAAATGCATAAAGTGATGGAACGAATGCTGGACGAAGGAAAAATCCAGGCTTGCGTTACCATGCATTACAATTTCCCTATTGGCGTTGCAACTGTAGGAAAAGTGGTTACGCCAGGCTTAGGCAGAGAAATGTTTGTAGCCACTACTACGGGAACGGCGGACACCCAACGAGCGGCGGCTATGGTGAAAAATGCCCTTTATGGGATCATAACGGCTAAAGCCATGGGGATTGAAAAACCAACCGTCGGTATTCTGAACCTGGACAGTGCCCGGCAGGTAGAGCGAGCCCTGAATACTTTGAAATCCAATGGCTATGAAATCAACTTTTCAGAGTCTGTTCGTTCAGATGGCGGTAGTATCATGAGAGGAAACGATCTGTTGACCGGATCAGCGGATGTCATGGTAACCGATAGCTTAACAGGAAATATCATGATGAAAGTCTTTTCCTCCTATACGACAGGTGGAAGCTATGAAGCCTTAGGTGCTGGTTATGGACCTGGTATTGGCGAAGGGCAGCAACGGGTTGTGCTGATTCTTTCCAGAGCCTCTGGAACCCCGGTGGTTGCCAATGCGCTACAATACGCTGCTTCTCTGGTAAAAGGAAATGTACAGACCCTAATGGCTGATGAACTGGAAAAAGCTAAAAAAGCAGGCTTAGAATCTATTTTAGAAGGCCTCCAAAAAGATTCTAAAAAAGAAAAAGCAACGGAAGAAGAAATAAAAGCACCACCAAAAGAAATTGTGACAGGCAATATCTCCGGCATTGAAGTGATGGATATTGACGATGCTGTTCAGGTTCTTTGGAAAGAAGGGATTTATGCCGAAAGCGGCATGGGATGCACCGGACCTGTTGTAATGGTGGCAGAAGATAAAGTTCCAAAATCAGTAGAAATACTGGCAAAAGCCGGATATGTAGCTGGAGAAGGAGATGTTTGCTAA